One Candidatus Methanomethylicota archaeon genomic window carries:
- a CDS encoding NADH-quinone oxidoreductase subunit J, producing MEIKKLLYAVISFCLMCISIGALYWLLDAHYIAVYQLLVYAGGIVTLFIAAITLTSLKEERK from the coding sequence ATAGAAATTAAGAAATTATTATATGCTGTTATATCATTTTGCCTTATGTGTATAAGTATAGGTGCTCTTTATTGGCTTTTAGATGCTCATTATATTGCAGTATATCAATTATTAGTATATGCTGGAGGAATTGTTACTCTATTCATTGCTGCAATAACTTTAACATCACTTAAGGAGGAGAGGAAATAA